Below is a genomic region from Acidobacteriota bacterium.
ATCGGGGTCAGCGAGGACTACCGCACCATCGTGGGCGTCGTGTCCGACGCCAAGGACTATGGGGTGGCCGAGGACGTCCCGCATGTCGTCTTCAATCCCTTCAGCCAGATGACCCTGGGAGGCGCGCTCTTCGTCCGCACCGACCAGCCTGACACCGTCACTCGGCCCATTATCAACGAGATTCGAAAGCTCGATGCCCAGCAGCCTGTGGTCGACATCGCCACCCTTGCCCAGATCCGTTCGGAATCGATCTCGCCCCAGCGGTTGAACGCCACCCTGGTGGGCGCCTTCGCCATCCTGGCTCTCAGCGTGGCGGCGGTGGGCGTTGCCGGTGTGCTGGCTTTCGGCGTCAGCCAGCGGACGCGCGAGCTGGGCATCCGCGCGGCCTTGGGGGCCGATCGGGCGCTGCTGGTGCGGACCGTCCTCAAGGAGGGCGGGCTGCTGGCGCTGCTCGGACTCGTCCTGGGACTCACGGCGTCGCTCCTCTTCACCGAACTGATCGCCGGACTGCTCCACGACGTGACGCCCACCGACGTGTGGACGCTGGGCGTGGTGGCCCTGCTGCTGACGGCGGTAGCGCTTCTGGCGTCCGCGCTGCCGGCCTGGCGGGCTTCCAATATCGATCCGGTGCAGGCGCTGAGGGAGGAATGAAGATGAGCGAATCGACTCTTCAGAAACCGCTCCGGCTGTGGCCCGGCGTGGTCCTCGTAGTCGTGCAATGGCTGGCTTGGCTCGTCGTCCCCATGTTCGCCTCCCGGGGCGAGTTCAAGATGTACGGCGTGATGGTGGCGCTGCTTGCCGGTCCGCTGGTCCTGCTCTGGTGGGTGGCCTTCAGCCGGGCACGCTGGTTTGAGCGCTTGGGCGCCGTGGTCCTGGTGGTGGCGGCCATGGCGGCGGCGCTGCGCCTGGTCCACCCCTCGGTTGCAGAGGGGAACCTGGGATTTCAGTACTTCATCTACGCCATTCCCGTGGCCAGCCTCGCTTTCGTGACCTGGGCGGCACTCAGCCGTCATTTCCCGGCGGGATTTCGGCAGGCCTCCATGGTCGCCGTCATCCTCATCTCCTGTGGAGTTTGGGTGCTCTTGCGCAGCGAGGGACTGGGCGGCGGCGGCTTTCCCGAGTTCTCCTGGCGCTGGTCAGAAACTCCCGAGGACCGGCTGCTGGCCCACGAAGACGACCAGTTTGCGCCGCCGCCGCCTGCGCCGGCCGCCGCCGAGGAGGTCGAGTCCACGGGCTTTCGCGGTCCGGACCGCGACGGGGTGGTGCGCGGACTTCGTATCGGGACCGACTGGTCCGTTTCGCCTCCCGCCGAGCTGTGGCGGCGGCCGGTGGGGCCGGGCGTGTCGTCCTTCGCCGTCGGGGACGGACTGCTCTACACCCAGGAGCAGCGGGGCGGCGACGAGGTGGTTTCCTGCTACAAGGTGGCTAGCGGAGAGCCGGTGTGGCGCCACCGCGACACGGCCCGCTTCTGGGACTCGCATGTCGGCGCCGGCCCGCGGGCCACTCCGGCACTGGCTGACGGCCGTGTGTACACGCTGGGCGCCACCGGCATCATGAACGCGCTGGACGCCCGCAGCGGAGCCCTGGTCTGGTCTCGCGACGCGGCTTCCGACACCGGCGGAGGGGTCCCCTACTTTGGCTACGTGAACTCGCCCTTGGTCGTCGATGACGTGGTGATCGTCAACGCCCGCAAACTCGTCGCCTACGACATGGCCACCGGCGACCCGCGCTGGTTCGGCCCGGACAAGGGCGTCAGCTACAGCTCACCTCACCTGTTGAGGCTTGGGGGAGTTCCGCAGGTCCTGATGCTGCGGCCGGGCAGGATCACGAGCGTCGCGCCAGGGGACGGCTCGCTCCTCTGGAAGTATCGGCTGGCGGGCGATATGACCAGCGTCCTCCAGCCGGCTCTGATTGAAGACGGCGATTTCCTCATCAGCACCATGGTCGACAGCTCCGCCGTTCCCGACGGCACGCGCCGCATCACGGTCGACCACGGACCCGGAGGATGGACTGTCGAAGAGCGCTGGATGTCGAACAGGCTCAAGCCCTCCTTCAGCCAGATCGTCGTGCACGAAGGCCATGCCTACGGCTTCGACGGCCGCATCCTGGCCTGCATCGGACTCGACCAGGGCCGGCGCAAGTGGAAGGGCGGACGCTACGGTGCCGGCCAGCTCTTGCTGCTGCCCGAGCAGGACCTGCTGCTGGTGCTCTCGGAAGGAGGAGAGATCGCCCTGGTGGCGGCCTCGCCCGACCGCTTCACCGAACTGTCCCGCATCCCCGCCATCGAGGGCAAGACCTGGAGCCAGCCGAGTCTGACCGGCGACATCCTGCTGGTCCGCAACGGCCAAGAAATGGCCGCCTTCCGCCTGCCCCCGGAGCTCAACCGAGTCGGCCGCTAGTCCCAGATTATGGGCCAAGAGTTCTGAGCCAGTGCGCCAATGCCGAACCCTATCCCACACCTTCAGTGTGGAT
It encodes:
- a CDS encoding FtsX-like permease family protein gives rise to the protein IGVSEDYRTIVGVVSDAKDYGVAEDVPHVVFNPFSQMTLGGALFVRTDQPDTVTRPIINEIRKLDAQQPVVDIATLAQIRSESISPQRLNATLVGAFAILALSVAAVGVAGVLAFGVSQRTRELGIRAALGADRALLVRTVLKEGGLLALLGLVLGLTASLLFTELIAGLLHDVTPTDVWTLGVVALLLTAVALLASALPAWRASNIDPVQALREE
- a CDS encoding PQQ-binding-like beta-propeller repeat protein; the encoded protein is MSESTLQKPLRLWPGVVLVVVQWLAWLVVPMFASRGEFKMYGVMVALLAGPLVLLWWVAFSRARWFERLGAVVLVVAAMAAALRLVHPSVAEGNLGFQYFIYAIPVASLAFVTWAALSRHFPAGFRQASMVAVILISCGVWVLLRSEGLGGGGFPEFSWRWSETPEDRLLAHEDDQFAPPPPAPAAAEEVESTGFRGPDRDGVVRGLRIGTDWSVSPPAELWRRPVGPGVSSFAVGDGLLYTQEQRGGDEVVSCYKVASGEPVWRHRDTARFWDSHVGAGPRATPALADGRVYTLGATGIMNALDARSGALVWSRDAASDTGGGVPYFGYVNSPLVVDDVVIVNARKLVAYDMATGDPRWFGPDKGVSYSSPHLLRLGGVPQVLMLRPGRITSVAPGDGSLLWKYRLAGDMTSVLQPALIEDGDFLISTMVDSSAVPDGTRRITVDHGPGGWTVEERWMSNRLKPSFSQIVVHEGHAYGFDGRILACIGLDQGRRKWKGGRYGAGQLLLLPEQDLLLVLSEGGEIALVAASPDRFTELSRIPAIEGKTWSQPSLTGDILLVRNGQEMAAFRLPPELNRVGR